A genomic region of Salinibacterium sp. NK8237 contains the following coding sequences:
- the hutU gene encoding urocanate hydratase, producing MIQAHRGSTLNTLGWQQEGALRMLQNNLDPEVAEHPEDLVVYGGTGKAARNWPSYHAIVRSLTTLKGDETLLVQSGKPVGVMQTHEWAPRVLLANSNLVGDWANWDEFRRLEQLGLTMYGQMTAGSWIYIGTQGILQGTYETFSAVAAKRFGGTLAGTITLTAGLGGMGGAQPLAVTMNDGVAICIDVDQSRITRRIDHGYLDVEAKSLAHAVELAVAARDAKKPLSIGVLANAAAAVPELLAMGAPIDIVTDQTSAHDPLAYLPLGVDFHDWQSARSHPDFAQRARESMAIHVEAMVGFQRQGAEVFDYGNNLRTEALAAGYADAFAFPGFVPAYIRPLFAEGKGPFRWAALSGEASDIHKTDKAILELFPENESLARWIKLAGERVHFQGLPARICWLGYGERDKAGLLFNEMVSSGELAAPLAIGRDHLDSGSVASPYRETEAMKDGSDAIADWPLLNALVNTSSGATWVSIHHGGGVGIGRSIHAGQVTVADGTELAAQKLERVLTNDPGMGVIRHVDAGYDEAIAVADNLGVRIPMNEAPLTKGHHAQR from the coding sequence ATGATTCAGGCACACCGTGGTTCCACGCTCAATACTCTCGGCTGGCAGCAGGAGGGTGCTTTGCGCATGCTCCAGAACAACCTCGACCCTGAGGTTGCCGAGCATCCGGAAGATCTCGTCGTCTATGGCGGCACGGGTAAGGCTGCGCGTAACTGGCCCAGTTATCACGCGATTGTTCGTTCGCTCACGACCCTCAAAGGTGACGAGACGCTGCTGGTTCAGTCGGGCAAGCCCGTCGGTGTCATGCAGACCCACGAGTGGGCTCCCCGGGTGTTGTTGGCGAACTCCAATCTGGTGGGCGACTGGGCCAACTGGGATGAGTTTCGTCGGCTCGAGCAGCTTGGCCTCACCATGTACGGCCAAATGACGGCGGGATCGTGGATTTACATTGGTACGCAGGGCATTCTGCAAGGCACCTACGAGACCTTCTCTGCAGTCGCGGCGAAACGCTTCGGCGGCACTCTTGCCGGCACCATTACCCTTACGGCTGGCCTCGGAGGCATGGGTGGGGCTCAACCGCTCGCCGTAACCATGAACGACGGTGTTGCGATCTGTATTGATGTTGATCAGAGTCGCATCACGCGTCGCATCGATCACGGCTACCTCGATGTTGAGGCGAAGTCTCTCGCGCACGCGGTCGAACTCGCGGTTGCCGCGCGCGATGCGAAGAAGCCGCTCTCGATTGGGGTGCTGGCGAATGCGGCTGCTGCCGTTCCCGAGCTGTTGGCGATGGGGGCGCCGATCGATATCGTCACTGACCAGACGAGCGCCCACGATCCTCTCGCTTACCTTCCTCTCGGCGTGGACTTCCATGACTGGCAGAGTGCCCGCAGCCACCCCGACTTCGCCCAGCGTGCCCGCGAATCGATGGCGATTCATGTTGAAGCGATGGTCGGCTTTCAGCGTCAGGGGGCCGAGGTCTTCGACTACGGCAACAATCTGCGCACGGAGGCGCTCGCGGCGGGCTACGCGGATGCGTTCGCTTTCCCCGGGTTCGTGCCGGCCTACATCCGCCCGCTGTTCGCGGAGGGCAAGGGCCCGTTCCGGTGGGCCGCTCTCAGCGGCGAAGCCAGCGACATCCACAAGACAGACAAGGCCATTCTCGAGTTGTTCCCCGAGAACGAATCGCTCGCTCGCTGGATCAAGCTCGCGGGGGAGCGCGTGCACTTCCAAGGGCTCCCGGCTCGCATCTGCTGGTTGGGTTATGGCGAACGTGACAAAGCCGGTTTGCTCTTCAACGAGATGGTCTCGTCGGGTGAGCTTGCAGCCCCGCTCGCAATTGGGCGCGATCACCTCGACAGCGGTTCGGTAGCGTCGCCCTACCGCGAGACCGAGGCGATGAAGGATGGCTCCGACGCGATCGCTGACTGGCCGTTGCTTAACGCCCTGGTCAATACCTCATCGGGCGCAACGTGGGTCTCCATTCATCACGGTGGCGGTGTGGGCATCGGCCGGTCGATCCACGCCGGTCAGGTGACGGTCGCTGACGGCACCGAGCTTGCTGCCCAGAAGCTTGAGCGAGTGCTCACGAATGACCCAGGCATGGGCGTCATCCGTCACGTTGATGCTGGCTACGATGAAGCCATCGCGGTCGCCGACAACCTCGGCGTTCGCATCCCCATGAACGAGGCTCCGCTCACGAAGGGTCACCATGCTCAACGCTGA
- the hutH gene encoding histidine ammonia-lyase has translation MTSASSQTVTIGVGAVSISDVVAVARHGAPVTISAEATSAMVASRAVIEALADDVRPHYGVSTGFGALATKHIAPEQRLQLQRSLVRSHAASSGAEIADEMVRATMLLRLSTMATGRTGVRTVVAETYAALLNAGITPIVGEYGSLGCSGDLAPLAHCALAVMGEGDVRVAGEQLPASAALKAAGITPVVLHEKEGLALINGTDGMLGMLSLAITDLEALLTTADLSAAMSVEGLAGTDRVFAEDLHALRPHPGQAQSAANMRAVLRDSDTIAAHAASGFTRVQDAYSLRCAPQVHGAARDTVNHTRQVADRELMSAIDNPVVTVDGRLESNGNFHGAPVGYALDFLAIVAADVASMSERRTDRFLDSNRSGGLNAFLADDPGVDSGHMIAQYTQAGIVSEMKRLAAPASVDSIPTSAMQEDHVSMGWSAGLKLRRSIDGLSRVIAIELLTSARGIEMRGERPSPVSAAVIANLREHVPAAGPDRYLAPDIAASVALVQSGALLSAARTITELS, from the coding sequence ATGACCTCAGCCTCCAGCCAGACAGTGACCATCGGCGTCGGCGCCGTGAGCATCTCCGATGTTGTGGCGGTCGCGCGCCACGGTGCACCCGTCACGATCTCGGCCGAAGCGACGAGCGCGATGGTTGCGTCGCGTGCGGTGATTGAAGCGTTGGCCGACGACGTGCGCCCGCACTACGGTGTCTCCACCGGTTTTGGTGCGCTGGCGACGAAGCACATCGCCCCCGAGCAGCGCCTGCAACTGCAGCGGTCACTCGTGCGCAGTCACGCCGCAAGCTCCGGGGCTGAGATCGCCGACGAAATGGTGCGGGCGACGATGCTGTTGCGACTCTCTACGATGGCCACCGGGCGCACCGGCGTGCGGACTGTCGTCGCGGAAACCTACGCGGCTCTGCTGAACGCGGGGATCACCCCCATCGTTGGTGAGTACGGCAGCCTCGGCTGTTCCGGAGACCTCGCTCCGCTCGCGCATTGCGCGCTTGCCGTGATGGGCGAAGGCGACGTGCGCGTTGCGGGGGAGCAGCTGCCGGCATCCGCTGCGCTGAAAGCCGCCGGCATTACGCCGGTCGTTTTGCACGAAAAAGAGGGCTTGGCGTTGATTAACGGCACCGATGGGATGCTCGGCATGCTGTCGCTGGCGATTACTGATCTTGAGGCGTTGCTCACCACCGCCGACCTGTCCGCTGCCATGAGCGTGGAGGGTTTGGCGGGAACCGACCGAGTCTTCGCGGAGGACCTGCACGCCCTTCGGCCTCATCCGGGCCAGGCGCAGTCGGCGGCCAACATGCGTGCAGTGCTGCGCGACTCCGACACGATTGCGGCCCACGCCGCGAGCGGCTTCACGCGGGTGCAGGACGCGTACTCGTTGCGGTGCGCGCCCCAGGTCCATGGCGCGGCCCGCGATACGGTCAACCACACGCGTCAAGTGGCTGACCGTGAGCTCATGAGCGCGATCGATAACCCCGTGGTGACGGTGGATGGCCGGCTGGAATCCAACGGCAACTTCCATGGGGCGCCGGTTGGCTATGCCCTCGACTTTCTGGCGATCGTTGCAGCCGATGTTGCGAGCATGAGCGAGCGTCGCACTGACCGCTTCCTTGACAGCAATCGCAGCGGCGGGCTCAACGCGTTCCTGGCCGATGATCCCGGGGTGGACTCTGGGCACATGATCGCGCAGTACACCCAGGCGGGAATCGTCAGCGAGATGAAGAGGTTGGCGGCTCCGGCATCCGTTGATTCAATTCCGACGAGCGCGATGCAGGAAGACCACGTCTCGATGGGGTGGAGCGCTGGCTTGAAGCTTCGCCGCAGTATCGATGGGTTGTCGCGTGTGATCGCCATCGAGTTGCTGACGTCGGCACGCGGGATCGAGATGCGTGGCGAGCGACCGTCGCCGGTGTCGGCTGCGGTGATCGCGAACCTGCGCGAGCACGTTCCCGCCGCAGGGCCCGACCGCTATTTGGCCCCCGACATTGCGGCGAGCGTTGCGCTTGTGCAGTCGGGCGCACTCTTGTCCGCCGCACGCACTATTACCGAACTCAGCTAG
- a CDS encoding IclR family transcriptional regulator, translating to MSNIPAARNTMAVLRHLATRRGPVPASALARELALPRSSVYQLLTVMIDEGFVVHYPEDRTYGLSSLVSEIGTSALRSERLSTLASPLMRSLAAEAPIPVVAHLAVLSGADVSYAARVQGTRAPTTVSAVGVKLPAHLTATGRAMLAQLTAPQVRALYPSRSTLTRRQTAGPNTLAELDRLLAATRERGWASEVGDITAEYASVGAAAFDRNGYPSAAIGLTFRTDAVEDQWDELGQATMAAARALTSRLTGRAG from the coding sequence GTGTCCAACATTCCTGCCGCGCGCAACACCATGGCCGTGCTGCGTCACCTCGCGACCCGCAGAGGGCCTGTGCCCGCCTCCGCTTTGGCGCGCGAGCTAGCGCTCCCCCGGTCATCCGTCTACCAACTGCTCACTGTCATGATCGACGAAGGATTCGTGGTGCATTACCCCGAAGACCGCACCTATGGGTTGAGCTCCCTCGTCTCCGAGATCGGCACGTCTGCGCTGCGTAGCGAAAGACTCTCCACTCTCGCGAGCCCGCTCATGCGGAGCCTCGCGGCTGAAGCCCCGATCCCGGTCGTCGCGCACCTTGCCGTGCTCAGCGGTGCCGATGTCAGTTACGCCGCTCGAGTGCAAGGAACCCGAGCGCCCACCACTGTTTCGGCTGTCGGCGTGAAACTTCCCGCGCATTTGACCGCGACAGGGCGAGCGATGCTCGCGCAGCTCACGGCCCCGCAGGTGCGAGCCCTCTATCCCTCGCGCAGCACCCTCACTCGGCGCCAGACCGCCGGGCCGAACACGCTGGCTGAACTCGACCGGCTACTGGCTGCGACTCGTGAGCGCGGCTGGGCCAGCGAAGTGGGCGACATCACTGCGGAGTACGCCTCGGTGGGCGCTGCGGCGTTCGACCGCAACGGCTATCCTTCGGCAGCGATCGGGCTCACTTTCAGAACGGATGCCGTCGAAGACCAGTGGGACGAGCTCGGCCAGGCCACAATGGCCGCCGCTCGCGCCCTCACCTCGCGGCTCACCGGCCGCGCTGGTTAA
- the tuf gene encoding elongation factor Tu, with product MAKAKFERTKPHVNIGTIGHVDHGKTTLTAAISKVLADKYPSATNVQRDFSSIDSAPEERQRGITINISHVEYETPKRHYAHVDAPGHADYIKNMITGAAQMDGAILVVAATDGPMAQTREHVLLAKQVGVPYLLVALNKSDMVDDEEILELVELEVRELLSSQGFDGDNVPVVQVSGLKALEGDEKWTQSILDLMDAVDENVPDPIRDKDKPFLMPVEDVFTITGRGTVVTGRAERGTLSINSDVEIVGIRPTQKTTVTGIEMFHKQLDEAWAGENCGLLLRGTKREDVERGQVVVKPGSVTPHTNFEGTAYILSKDEGGRHNPFYANYRPQFYFRTTDVTGVITLPEGTEMVMPGDTTDMTVELIQPIAMEEGLGFAIREGGRTVGAGKVTKVLA from the coding sequence CGAGCGGACCAAGCCGCACGTAAACATCGGAACCATCGGTCACGTTGACCACGGAAAGACCACGCTCACGGCAGCGATCTCGAAGGTACTTGCTGACAAGTACCCTTCGGCGACGAACGTGCAGCGCGACTTCTCGTCGATTGACTCGGCTCCGGAAGAACGTCAACGCGGTATCACCATCAACATCTCGCACGTTGAGTACGAGACCCCCAAGCGCCACTACGCACACGTAGACGCTCCGGGCCACGCTGACTACATCAAGAACATGATCACCGGTGCAGCTCAGATGGACGGTGCAATCCTCGTGGTTGCAGCGACCGACGGACCGATGGCTCAGACTCGCGAGCACGTTCTGCTCGCGAAGCAGGTTGGTGTTCCTTACCTGCTCGTTGCACTGAACAAGTCCGACATGGTAGATGACGAAGAGATCCTTGAGCTCGTTGAGCTCGAGGTTCGCGAACTCCTCTCCAGCCAGGGCTTCGACGGCGACAACGTTCCTGTTGTCCAGGTTTCAGGTCTCAAGGCTCTTGAGGGCGACGAGAAGTGGACCCAGTCCATCCTCGACCTCATGGATGCTGTTGACGAGAACGTTCCTGACCCCATCCGCGACAAGGACAAGCCGTTCTTGATGCCGGTTGAAGACGTCTTCACGATCACTGGTCGTGGAACCGTTGTTACGGGCCGCGCCGAGCGTGGAACGCTTTCGATCAACTCTGACGTTGAGATTGTTGGAATCCGTCCGACCCAGAAGACCACGGTCACTGGTATCGAGATGTTCCACAAGCAGCTCGACGAAGCATGGGCTGGCGAGAACTGTGGTCTGCTTCTTCGTGGAACCAAGCGTGAAGATGTTGAGCGTGGACAGGTTGTTGTTAAGCCTGGTTCCGTTACTCCTCACACGAACTTCGAGGGAACCGCATACATCCTGTCAAAGGATGAGGGTGGGCGTCACAACCCGTTCTACGCGAACTACCGTCCGCAGTTCTACTTCCGCACCACCGACGTCACCGGCGTCATCACGTTGCCTGAGGGCACCGAGATGGTTATGCCTGGCGACACCACTGACATGACCGTTGAGCTTATTCAGCCCATCGCCATGGAAGAGGGCCTCGGCTTCGCCATCCGTGAGGGTGGACGTACCGTAGGTGCCGGTAAGGTAACCAAGGTTCTGGCGTAA